The following proteins are encoded in a genomic region of Saccharopolyspora antimicrobica:
- a CDS encoding RNA polymerase sigma-70 factor, with amino-acid sequence MNEGTATHERMDPATEVFVAHRNLLFTVAYEMLGSAADAEDVLQETWLRWTGVELDAVRDRRAFLVRITTREALTRLRTLRRRKESYTGPWLPEPLLTAPDVAEDVELADSVSMAMLLVLETLAPTERAVFVLREVFDLGYDEIAGAVGKTPAAVRQIAHRARNHVTARRPRGNPSPAEARDALDAFRQAVETGDVRRLLDVLAPDVVLLTDGGGVVRAALAPVVGADRVTGVLGRLTARATLQPVQINGQPGLRIRLTGEADSVLAVRIDNGRITGLYAVRNPEKLARIDLETPVSR; translated from the coding sequence ATGAACGAGGGCACCGCCACGCACGAACGCATGGATCCCGCCACCGAGGTGTTCGTCGCCCACCGCAACCTGCTGTTCACCGTGGCCTACGAGATGCTCGGTTCGGCCGCCGACGCCGAGGACGTCCTGCAGGAGACCTGGCTGCGCTGGACGGGAGTCGAACTCGACGCGGTCCGCGATCGGCGCGCCTTCCTGGTGCGGATCACCACCCGCGAAGCGCTGACCCGACTGCGCACGCTCCGCCGCCGCAAGGAGTCCTACACCGGCCCCTGGCTACCGGAACCACTGCTCACCGCGCCCGACGTGGCCGAGGACGTCGAGCTCGCCGACAGCGTCTCGATGGCGATGCTGCTGGTCCTGGAGACGCTCGCCCCGACCGAGCGCGCAGTGTTCGTGCTGCGCGAGGTATTCGACCTCGGCTACGACGAGATCGCAGGCGCCGTCGGCAAAACACCGGCGGCCGTTCGCCAGATCGCCCACCGCGCGCGCAACCACGTCACCGCGCGCCGACCGCGCGGGAACCCCTCCCCGGCCGAGGCCCGCGACGCGCTCGACGCGTTCCGGCAGGCGGTCGAAACAGGCGATGTGCGACGGCTGCTCGACGTCCTCGCGCCGGACGTCGTCCTGCTGACCGACGGCGGCGGAGTCGTCCGAGCCGCACTGGCACCCGTCGTCGGCGCCGACCGGGTGACCGGCGTGCTGGGCCGGCTCACCGCAAGGGCCACGCTGCAGCCGGTGCAGATCAACGGCCAACCCGGGCTGCGCATCAGGCTGACCGGAGAAGCCGACTCCGTGCTGGCGGTGCGCATCGACAACGGCCGCATCACCGGCCTGTACGCGGTGCGCAATCCGGAGAAGCTGGCGCGCATCGACCTCGAAACCCCGGTGAGCCGCTGA
- a CDS encoding NAD(P)-dependent oxidoreductase: MSSKRPVTVIGLGPMGQAMVRTFLDAGHPVTVWNRTASRADALVERGAVRAASAAEALSANELVVLSLTDYNAMYEVLEPAAHALSGRVVVNLSSDTPEKTRAGARWIAEHGGIQLSGGVTVPPSGIGQPESSTFYSGPRDSFEKHRATLETLTRAEFRGEDPGLAALYYQLGMVMFWTSMLSYWQAIALGEVNGLTAADVLPHAAETMASMPNFLSFYAERIDAGEHGGDVDRLAMGMASVEHVLHTNVEAGVDTALPAAVVDLFRRGMDAGYEADSFSSLVKLMRRPAA, encoded by the coding sequence ATGAGCAGCAAGCGACCCGTGACCGTGATCGGCCTCGGCCCGATGGGGCAGGCCATGGTCCGCACCTTCCTCGACGCGGGCCACCCGGTCACCGTCTGGAACCGCACCGCATCCCGCGCAGACGCCCTGGTCGAACGTGGAGCAGTGCGCGCGGCCAGCGCCGCGGAGGCGCTCTCCGCCAACGAGCTGGTGGTGCTGAGCCTGACCGACTACAACGCGATGTACGAAGTGCTGGAACCCGCCGCGCACGCCCTGTCCGGCCGCGTCGTGGTCAACCTCAGCTCCGACACCCCGGAGAAGACCCGGGCCGGGGCGCGGTGGATCGCCGAGCACGGCGGGATCCAGCTCTCCGGCGGGGTCACCGTGCCGCCGTCGGGCATCGGGCAGCCGGAGTCGTCCACCTTCTACAGCGGCCCCCGCGACTCCTTCGAGAAGCACCGCGCCACCCTCGAAACGCTGACCAGGGCGGAATTCCGGGGCGAGGACCCCGGGCTGGCCGCGCTGTACTACCAGCTCGGCATGGTCATGTTCTGGACGTCGATGCTCAGCTACTGGCAGGCCATCGCCCTCGGCGAGGTGAACGGCCTCACCGCGGCCGACGTCCTGCCGCACGCGGCCGAGACCATGGCGTCGATGCCGAACTTCCTGTCCTTCTACGCCGAACGCATCGACGCCGGCGAGCACGGCGGCGACGTGGACCGCCTGGCGATGGGCATGGCCAGCGTCGAGCACGTCCTGCACACCAACGTCGAAGCGGGTGTGGACACCGCCCTGCCCGCCGCGGTCGTCGACCTGTTCCGCCGCGGAATGGACGCCGGGTACGAGGCCGACAGCTTCTCCAGCCTCGTGAAGCTGATGAGGAGGCCGGCAGCCTGA
- a CDS encoding carboxymuconolactone decarboxylase family protein, whose protein sequence is MEPRIDLMTNQLGAKVSKRIYGVNLAIKEVSLPKALLELIALRVSQINGCGWCVDVHTKEAAGAGETAARINLVAAWRESAVFTDAERAALALAEEGTRLADAHHGVSDETWGQVREHYDDDQIAALVSLIAVINAANRLGVITRMRGGSYDPGMFAALSS, encoded by the coding sequence ATGGAACCCCGTATCGACCTGATGACCAACCAGCTCGGCGCCAAGGTCAGCAAGCGGATCTACGGCGTCAACCTGGCGATCAAGGAGGTGTCGCTGCCCAAGGCGTTGCTGGAGCTGATCGCGCTGCGGGTCAGCCAGATCAACGGTTGTGGCTGGTGCGTCGACGTCCACACCAAGGAAGCGGCGGGCGCCGGTGAGACCGCGGCCCGGATCAACCTGGTCGCCGCCTGGCGCGAGTCCGCGGTGTTCACGGACGCCGAGCGGGCCGCGCTGGCGCTCGCCGAGGAGGGCACCCGGCTCGCCGACGCCCACCACGGGGTGTCCGACGAGACCTGGGGCCAGGTGCGCGAGCACTACGACGACGATCAGATCGCGGCGCTGGTCTCCCTGATCGCCGTGATCAACGCCGCCAACCGGCTCGGCGTGATCACCCGCATGCGCGGAGGTTCCTACGATCCCGGCATGTTCGCCGCCCTGTCGAGCTGA